Genomic segment of Microtus ochrogaster isolate Prairie Vole_2 linkage group LG5, MicOch1.0, whole genome shotgun sequence:
GATAAGTTTGTTACTACTGCATTCCCGTAGTTCTTCCAGCTTTGCTGCAGCTTGTAACCtctccccactgtgtgtgtgtgtgcatctgtgtgtgcgtgtgcatctgtgtgtgtctatgtgtgtgtgtgtctgtgtttgagtgtctctgtgtgtttaggaTGGTAAGGACTCAATAATAGGCTCTGACCACTCCGGTTTACCACAATAAAGGTTTAGGTACTGATTCTGTGACATGTTTGATGTGTGGCATATAGACTCTGACCAAATAACTAAGGAATATGAGTTAATGAGGTTATTTTTTGAATTGTCtcattttatttgattaaaaaaaacagccATTGATAAGAAAAAATTTGTAAGCTCTTCTCTGACAAGTAGCAGCATGTAATTACTTTAGATTTTTACTCCATAGTCATGACCTCACCTCCTCAGAGTTAGACAAGGGagcagtattctttttttttttttttttttttttcgagacagggtttctctgtggttttNNNNNNNNNNNNNNNNNNNNNNNNNNNNNNNNNNNNNNNNNNNNNNNNNNNNNNNNNNNNNNNNNNNNNNNNNNNNNNNNNNNNNNNNNNNNNNNNNNNNgtctcgaactcacagagatccacctgcctctgcctcccgagtgctgggattaaaggcgtgcgccaccaccgcccggccgggaGCAGTATTCTTTAGTACTGACTAAAGATCGTTCCCTCGGGGAAAGTGGGGTCTTTATTGATCAGCTGGGTGCTAGTTCACAGGACCTCACTGTCCATCAAATAAGCATAGTTTCCATTTTTGATCACCATATTTATCCCTAATCTCACAAATCAAGTTCATGGAAGAACTTAGCTGAACATCTTTGTCCGCTCACCCACAAATGGCAAGTTTTCTCGGTGACCAGCTCTGTGTAACTGTGTTGGGGCTTACATCAGAGTGGATGATCCCATGCAGGGCAAGATGAGGTCTTCCTTCCATCCTGCACTCAGCTCAGATTACAAGAGGTGTGTTCTGCTACAGTGTCAGCTAATGTTTAAGAAGTCACAACACAGCATTATTAGAACTTCTTCATCTCTATATTCTCATTATGAAGGAAGTCTCAAAAAAGCTGTATTGGCTAGGAAGCAAAACTGTGTTTCCCCAGTGACAATgagcataaaaaagaaacaaaagataatgCCTTAGCTACAAGATAATGTTTGTGTGACAAAATCCCAAAACATACAatgtattgaaaatatttaatctcttttaataaattttactCTTGTGGGTCAAACAGAAATACATTTCTAACATTATACATCAGGTGGctattgcatttatttaaaaatattaagcattTATTATATTCCAGACTCTGTTATAAGTTGAATTATTGTAGGCTAAAGTAAGGTTCAATTATCAgggaatgtatatgtgtgttgaatccaaataataaataagtgagTAAATAAAGGGAATACAGTATGTCATGTACCAATTAATATTCACCTTGCCTAGTCATCAAAGTGTACCTACAACGGACTATAAACTACCTTTAAgggttttaaataaatgtatttcttaaacCATTTTAcctattattttctaaatgtttaagaGCTTATTTTTTCCTGCTAGCTGTTACTAAAGTATTTTCAGCATCCTTGTATTTCTGTAAAAGTGTATTTAACAACTGTCAGTATGTCTCATTTCTGCATTCATAACAAAAACGTAACTGTAAAAAAGcaaccaaaatattttaatgtctttgagTTTTCATGTGTCATTCgatctttatgtattttgtgtttatataaacACAACTTCCAATAGTGAGTCAATGgtgtaaataaataatcatttatgtTTCATCAGACGATttcctcccagcatgctctgAACAGCAGCCTTCACGTCCTTGTTCCTCAGACTGTAGATGAGAGGATTGAGCATGGGGGTCACCACCCCATAAAAAAAGGAGATGAGCACCTCAGTCAGACTTTGATGTCCTTCCCCAGCCGTGGCTTTTGACTTGGGCTTTGCATACATGAAGAAGATGCTACCATAGAATATAATCACCACTGTCAGGTGGGAAGAACACGTGGAGAAggccttctgttttccttcagaggAAGGGATCCTCAGAATGGTGGCAATGATGAAAACATAAGAGATGGCAATGACTATCAATGGAACAGCTAGAAAAAGCAGGTTTGACCCTGCCATGCTAATCACATTGATTGAAATATCTCCACAAGCCAGTTTCAGAATGGCCAGAATTTCACAGACAAAGTGTTGAATGATGTTATCAGTACAGAATGGTAAATGCACTGCCAGAGATGTCTGCACCAATGAGTCAACAGTCCCAGCAACCCAACATCCAGCTGCCATGGGCATATAGGTACCCTTGCTCATGATGACAGGGTATCTCAGTGGGTAGCAGATGGCCAGAAAGCGGTCAAGTGCCATCGTGCCTAGNNNNNNNNNNNNNNNNNNNNNNNNNNNNNNNNNNNNNNNNNNNNNNNNNNNNNNNNNNNNNNNNNNNNNNNNNNNNNNNNNNNNNNNNNNNNNNNNNNNNNNNNNNNNNNNNNNNNNNNNNNNNNNNNNNNNNNNNNNNNNNNNNNNNNNNNNNNNNNNNNNNNNNNNNNNNNNNNNNNNNNNNNNNNNNNNNNNNNNNNNNNNNNNNNNNNNNNNNNNNNNNNNNNNNNNNNNNNNNNNNNNNNNNNNNNNNNNNNNNNNNNNNNNNNNNNNNNNNNNNNNNNNNNNNNNNNNNNNNNNNNNNNNNNNNNNNNNNNNNNNNNNNNNNNNNNNNNNNNNNCTCCCTCCATATGAATATGCCTGTCCTCCAGCAGAACTCTGGGTATGATAGAAAGAAATCTATGAATGAGTTTATAAAAGACActtcatgaaatgaaaatattctttgttGTTGATGGTCTATATTTAGATGTCACAGTATAATGGGGGAAGACACTTTCTCTATGTGatcaataattaagaatttttcattttaaaaaaattttaattgaaatagagtTACATCACTCCCTCATCCCTTTACTTCCTCCAGCCCTTCCCAGCTGCCCTTGCTCAAACTTTTATCATACCTCCTCAATCTCAAATTAAtcaacttttttctttgattatttgtgttacttatgtgtgtgtttgatgtgtgcacaaatatatgttaatactatctgctgagttcattttgttgCTTATGTGTTAAAGTTTCTCAGcacagccgggctgtggtggcgcatgcctttaatcccagcacgccaaaggcagagacaggtggatctctgtgagttcaaggccagcctggtctacaagagctagttccacaacagaaaccaaaagctacggagaaaccctgtctcaaaaaatcaaaaaaaaaagtttctcagcACAATTCTGGGCCTTGAATGAGGAATGACTACTTAAGTTTTCTCCAATAAGAAAGTGTTTAGATCCCAAACAgtttattgttctttcttcaaGTTGTGGTTTAACTGCTTGGGAATGAGTATAAAATAGCCTGGATTTGGTGCAAAAATATTGGAAATTAATTGCCTATAATGCAGGTTTTGTCTCAAGTTTGTTGTAGCTATTAATAGACACGAACCAAATAAACTAGTGGGTTTTAGtgtcatcttctctttcttttcattattacTGTTTAAGTTTTTGAATTTGTCCCATTGTCTGTCACCCAGGCTGGAAACCAGGAAGTACCTTTGCTGACTTACTAATTGTTCAGAGTCAACATCTTAAAGGAATACTGTAGTACAGAATCTGCAAAGTGTTC
This window contains:
- the LOC101998910 gene encoding olfactory receptor 13C8-like — translated: MALLEASSPTTGRPGHSNSEEAEKKDLQEHYEGTMALDRFLAICYPLRYPVIMSKGTYMPMAAGCWVAGTVDSLVQTSLAVHLPFCTDNIIQHFVCEILAILKLACGDISINVISMAGSNLLFLAVPLIVIAISYVFIIATILRIPSSEGKQKAFSTCSSHLTVVIIFYGSIFFMYAKPKSKATAGEGHQSLTEVLISFFYGVVTPMLNPLIYSLRNKDVKAAVQSMLGGNRLMKHK